GGAACAGTGGCGGAACTGCCGGACGATAGACTGGTTGCCGAAGTCGATGCAGCTCGCGGCACGCTGTTCGCCGCCTGCTGTATCCGTTGCGAGGCAGTACCGAGCGGAGCACGAGAGAAGGACGGGAGATACACGAGCGAAGCACGAACAACAAAGGACCTCCGCAATGACGGAGGTCCTTGTTGTTTACAGCCAGTCTTACATCGGAGCCGGTTCGGGACGATGCGACCCCGGCAGCTGTGCCTCGCGCGGCGGCGTGACGCCGGGCGTCGGCCCCGCCGTGACCTTGCGGCGCGAGAACCGCTGCTGCCACTGGTCGAGATACGTATAGAAGACGGGCGTCACGTACAGCGTCACGAGCTGCGAGAACGCCAACCCGCCGACCACCGCGACGCCAAGCGGGCGGCGCGTCGACGCGCCCGCGCCCCAGCCGACCGCGATCGGCACCGCGCCCATCAGGGCGGCCATCGTCGTCATCATGATCGGACGGAAACGCACGCTCGCCGCTTCGAGAATCGCTTCGGCCGGGGAGCGAGTACCGTCGCGCCGCGCTTCGATCGCGAAGTCGATCATCATGATCGCGTTCTTCTCCACGATGCCGATGAGCATGATGATCCCGACGAACCCGTAGATGTCGAGATCGAGGCCGCAGAGAATCAGCGTGACGAGCGCGCCGAATGCCGCGAAGGGCAAGCCCGTGAGAATGGTGATGGGATGAATGAAACTCTCATAGAGCACGCCGAGGATGACGTAGATCACGAACACGGCGAGCAGCATGAGGAGGAGCAATCCCTGCTGCGTGGTCACGAAGGCCTGCGCCATGCCGGAGAAGTTGGCCGCGACGGTGTTCGGAAGCACGACCTTCGAGAGCTCCTGAATCTTCTGCACCGCCGTGCCGATCGACGTGCCCGGCTCGAGATTGAACGAGACGGTCACCGACGGCAGCTGGCCCGAGTGATTCACCGTCACGGGGCCAACGGAGTAGTTGAACTTGGCGACGGTGCTGAGCGGGACGAGCGGTCCGCGCGACGAGCGCACCCAGAGCTTGCCGAGCGCGCCGACGTCCTGTTGATATTGCGGCAGGAGCTCCATCACGACCCAGTACTCGTTCGTCGACGTGTAGATCGTCGACACCTGTCGCTGGCCGAATGCGTCGTAGAGCGTGTTCTCGATCTCGCTCGCGGAGACGCCCAGCTGGCCCGACTGCTCGCGATCGATGTCGACCGTGACCTGCGGATTCTCGATCAACAGGTCGCTCGTGACGTCGACCAGGCCCGGGATCTGCCGCATGCGGCGCTCGATCTCGCGCGCCGAGGTGTTGAGCGCGTTGATGTCGCCGCTCTGGAGTGTGTACTGGTACAGCGACTTCGAGGCGAGACCACCGATCGAGATCGCCGGCGGATTCTGAATGAACACGGCGATATCCGGCACCGCGGACGTCGCGCGGGTCAGATCGTGCGCGATCTGCTCGGCGCTGCGCTTGCGCTCTTCGATCGGCTTGAGATCGATCGTGAGCTGGCCCTGGTTCGCCGCCGCGGTCGTGCCGACGGACGACGTCACCGAGCGCACGTCGGGATCCTTGCGCACGACGTCGGCGACCTGTTGCTGATGCTCGACGAGCGCGTCGAACGACACGCCTTCCGCGGCTTCGGTCGTCGCGAGCAGCTGGCCGGTGTCGTCCGTGGGGAAAAGTCCCTTGGGCGTGGACCAGAATAAGTAACCCGTTGCTACTAATATGACGAACGAGAACACCAAGGTGAGCGGACGCCGGTCCATGACCCAGGCCAGCGTCCGTTCATAGAAGCCGAGCATGCCGTCGAAGAACCGTTCGCTGGCCTGGTAGAGGCGGCCGTGCGTCTTGCCGTGATCGGACTTGAGGAACCGGCTCGACAGCATCGGCGTGAGCGTGAGCGACACGAAGCCCGACACGAGAATCGCCACGCCGATCGTCACCGCGAACTCGTGAAACAGCTTGCCGATGATGCCGCCCATGAACAGAAACGGGATGAACACCGCGGCGAGCGAGAACGTCATTGAGAGAATCGTAAAGCCGACTTCGGCCGCGCCGTCGACCGCAGCTTCCATCTTCGGCTTCCCCATCTCGAGATGCCGCACGATGTTCTCGAGCATCACGATCGCGTCGTCGACCACGAAGCCGACCGCGAGCGTGAGCGCCATCAGCGACAGATTGTCGAGCGAGTAGTGCAGCAGATACATCACCGAGAACGTGCCGATGATGGACATCGGCAGCGCGAGGCTCGGGATGATCGTCGCCGACCAGTTGCGGAGAAAGACGAAGATGACGGCAACGACGAGGAAGAGCGTGAGCTCGAGCGTGAATGTCACGTCGTCGACGCTCGCCTTGATCGTCGCCGACCGGTCGTACAGCGTCGATACTTCGACGGACGGCGGAATCTCGGCCTTGAGCTTCTCGAGCGCCGTCTTGACGTGATTCGCGACGTCGACGGTGTTGGTGCCCGGCTGGCGCTGAATCGCGAGCACGATCGCGCGTTCGCCGTTGAACCAGCTGGCGGTTTTGTTGTTCTGGACGTCGTCGGTGATCTTGCCGATCTCCGCGAGGTGCACCGGCGCGCCGTTGCGATACGCCACGATCATGTTGCCGAATTCGCTCGCGCTGTCGAGCTGCCCGGTGGCCTGCACGGTGAGCGCGGTCTTCGGTCCATACAGCACGCCCGTGGGCATGTTGACGTTCTGCTGCGTCACGGCGTTCGCGACGTCCTCGAGCGCGATGTTGCGCGTGGCGAGCTGAGCCGGATCGAGCTGGAGACGCACGGCGTATTTCTGCGCGCCGTACACGAGCACCTGCGCGACGCCGCTCACCATCGAGAGCCGCTGCGCGAGCGTCGTCTCGCCGAACTCGTCGAGCGTCGAGAGCGGCACTTCGGTGGACGTGAGCGCGAGCGTCAGAATGGGCGCGTCGGCGGGATTCGTCTTCTGATACGACGGCGGAATGATGCCTTGCGGCAGTTGGCGTCCGGTCTGCGCGATGGCGGCCTGCACGTCCTGCGCGGCGGCGTCGATGTTCCGGTCGAGCGCGAACTGAATGACGATCTGCGTCTGCCCGAGGCTCGACGTCGACGTCATGTTGTCGATGCCGGCAATGGTCGAGAACTGTTTCTCGAGCGGCGTGGCGACGGTCGCGGCCATCGTTTGCGGGCTCGTGCCGGGCAGCGACGCCGTGACGGTGACGGTCGGGAAGTCGACGTTCGGCAGATCGGAGACCGGCAGCTGCCGGTAGGCGACGATGCCGAACACGAGAATGCCGATCATGACGAGCGTCGTCATGACGGGGCGTTTGATGAATAACGTCGTAGAGGTCATCGACTACTCAAAAAAGAAAGGCAAAGGCGAGTGGAAAGCGCGAGTGGAAACGGCGAATGGAAGCATCGATTGGAAACGGCGAATGGAAACCGCGCCGCCGTTTCCAATCGCTCTTTCCATTCGCTTTCTCCAATCGCTCTTTCCCATCGCTCTTTCCATTCGCTCTTCTAACCAAAGCCACACTCAATCGCCTGCCACCGGCACCGGCTCGGTCACAGCCACCGCCCGCGCGGCGCGGCGGCCGAGCCAGGTCTGCAATTCATCGAAGTACGAGTAGAACACGGGGGTGACGTACAGCGTCACGACCTGCGAGAATGCCAGGCCACCCACCACCGCAATGCCGAGCGGACGCCGCGATGCGGCGCTCGTGCCGACGCCGATCGCGATCGGCAGCGTGCCCGCGATCGCCGACACCGTCGTCATCATGATCGGACGGAAACGCACGCTCGCCGCTTCGACGATCGCCTTCGCCGGCGAGATGCGTTCGCTCCGCTGCCGCTCGAGCGCGAAGTCGATCATCATGATTGCGTTCTTTTCCACGATGCCGATCAGCATGATGATGCCGACGTAGCCGTACACGCCAAGCTCCACGTGCGTGAGATAGAGCGCGAGCAGCGCGCCGAACGCGGCGAACGGCAATCCAGTCAGAATCGTGACCGGATGGATGAAGCTCTCGTAGAGAATTCCGAGAATGATGTAGATGATGAAGATCGTGATCAGGAGCAGCAGGCCCATGCCCTTCTGCGAGTCCTGGAACGCCTGCGCGGTCCCCGAGAAACCACCGGTGATCGTTGCCGGCAGCATCTGGTGCGCGATCTTGTCGACGTCCGACGTCGCGGCGCCCAGCGACACGCCCGGCGCGAGGTTGAACGAGATCGTCGTCGACGCCATCTGGCCCGAGTGCGCGACGCTCAACGGCCCCGTCGTCTGCTCGAAGTACGCGACTTCGGTCAGCGGGATTTGCTTTCCGCCCGCGCCCGGCACGAAGAACTTGTCGAGCGCATTCGCGTCGAGCTGCGCACTGGGCACCGTCTCCATCACGACGTAGTACTGATTCGTCTCGCCGAAGATCGTCGAGACTTGCTGCTGGTTGAACGCGTTCGCGAGCGCCGACTCGATACCCTGCGGCGTCACCCCGAGCTCGAGCGCGCGCTGGCGATCGATGTGAATGCGCAGAATCGGCGCGCGGTTCTGAAGATCCGAGGTCACGCCGCTCAGCATCGGATCATCCTGCAGCCGCGTGAGGAGCTTTCCGGCCTGATCGTACAGCTGCGTGATATCCGGTCCGCGCAGCGTGTACTGATACGCCGTCTTCGACCCGCGCCCACCAATGCGAATGCTCGGCGGATTGGTGACGAACACTTGCAGGCCCTGAATCCCGCGCATGCGGTCCGTCAGCTCGTGCACCATCTCGTCCGCCGGCGGACGCTGGCCCGCGGGCTTGAGCGTGATGTTCACGCCGACCTGATTCGAGCTGGCGCCCATGCCGCCGCCGGCATTGGTCGTGTACGACGCGACGTTCGTGTCCGCGTCGAGCCGGTCGCTCACGAGCTTCCGGAAACGCAGCATCTCGACGAACGTCGTGCCCTGCGCCGCTTCCGCGGTCATGTTGAGCGAGCCGGTATCGTCGGGCGGAAACAGCCCCTTCGGAATGTTCGTGAACAGAAGCGCCGTCGCCGCGAGAATCGCCGCCGAGAAGACGAGCGTGACCACCCGATGACGCATGACCCAACCCAGGCTGCGCTCGTATCCGTTCAGCAACGCCTGAAACGCGCGCTCGGTCGCGGTGAAGAAGCGGCCGTGTTCCTCGTGATGATGCTTGGCCTTGAGGAGCCGGCTGCACAGCATTGGCGTGAGTGTGAGCGCGACGAATCCGGAGACGAGAATCGCGACACTGATCGTCACCGCGAACTCCCGGAACAACCGGCCGATCACACCGCCCATGAACATCAGCGGAATGAAGACCGCCGACAGCGACAGGCACATCGACAGCACGGTGAAGCCAACTTCCGCCGAGCCTTCGAGCGCCGCGTCCATCGGTTGCTTCCCCATCTCGAGATGCCGCACGATGTTCTCGAGCATCACGATCGCGTCGTCGACCACGAAGCCGACCGCGAGCGTGAGCGCCATCAGCGACAGATTGTCGACGCTGAAGTCCAGCATGAACATCACCGAGAACGTGCCGATGACGGCCAAGGGCAGCGTGAGGCTCGGAATGAGCGTCGCGACCGGATTCCGCAGAAACACGAAGATCACGAGGACGACGAGCACGAGCGCGACGAGCAGCGACTCCTTCACGTCCTTCACCGCGCTCTCGATGCCGACCGAGCGATCGAACTGCACGTGAAGCCCAAGCGTCGGCGGCAGCGACGGCCGAATCTCGTCGAGCGCGTCGCGCACACGCTTCGCGACTTCGACGGTGTTGGTTCCCGGCTGGCGATTGATGAAGAGATTGATCGAGCGTTCCTGATCGTACCACGCCGCCGACTTGTTGTTCTGAATGTCGTCGAGCACGTTCGCGACGTCGCCCAGGCGCACCGCGGCGCCGTTCCGATAGGCGATGATCAGCCTCCGAAACTCGTTGGCGTTGTTGAGCTGCCCGGTCGCTTGAATCGTGAGCGTCTTGTCCTTGCCGTACAGCACGCCGGTCGGCAGCATCACACTATTCTGACGAATCGCCGTCGCGACCTGCGACACGCTGATGTTGCGGCTCGCGAGCTGACTCGGATCGAGCTGCACGCGCACCGCGTACTTCGCCGAGCCCCACACGTTGACCGAGGCCACGCCTTCGATCATCGACAGGCGCTGCGCGATCGTCGTTTCGGCGTACTCGTCGACTTGCTGCATCGGCAGCACGTTCGACGTCAGCGCGATGTTGATGATCGGCGCCGCCGACTGATTCTGCTTGTGGTAATTCGGCGGGAGAATGGTCGACGGCAGGAACGGCAGCGTCTTGCCGATCGCCGCGTTCACGTCCTGCGCCGCCGCTTCGACGTCGCGGTCGAGCGAGAACGTGATGTTGATGTTCGTATTGCCGTTCCCGGAGTTCGACGTCATCTCGTCGATACCGGCGATCGCGCTGAACGCTTTTTCCAGCGGGGTCGCCACGGTCGCGGCCATGGTCTCGGGACTCGCGCCCGGAAGATTGGCGCCGACGCTGATCGACGGCGAATCGACGGTCGGCAGATCGCTCACCGGCAGCTTCCGGTACGACACGATGCCGAACACGAGGACGCCGATCATGAGCAATGTCGTCATGACCGGCCGTCGCACAAACAAGCCAGTGAAGTTCATGGCAACGCCTCAGACTTGGGGCTAACGACTCCGGCGTCCGCGGCGCTGGCCTCCGCCCTGCCCTCTGCCTGCTCCGCCCGCGGAATCGGCGCGGGCGGACGGGGCATCGTCGGCATCAGCGCGCGCGGTCTCGGTGTTTGCCGGAGCCGCGGCAGCTGCAGTCGTACCGCCACGGCGACCGCCGCGACGACCACCGCCGTTATCGCTTGCGCCGCGAATGCGCACCGGGGAGTCGGGCGTCAAGCGCGACTGACCATCCGTCACCACGCGATCGCCTTCCTGAATTCCGGTCGAGACGATCGCCAGTCCGCCCGATACGCGCTCGACGATCACCGCGCGCTGGCGCGCCGTATCCGCGCGATCGACGACGTACACGTACGACCCGCGCTGACCCGTGACGATCGCCGACTGCGGAACGACCAGCGCGTTCTCCTCATCGTAGAGATGCAGCGACGT
This genomic stretch from Gemmatimonadaceae bacterium harbors:
- a CDS encoding efflux RND transporter permease subunit, with protein sequence MTSTTLFIKRPVMTTLVMIGILVFGIVAYRQLPVSDLPNVDFPTVTVTASLPGTSPQTMAATVATPLEKQFSTIAGIDNMTSTSSLGQTQIVIQFALDRNIDAAAQDVQAAIAQTGRQLPQGIIPPSYQKTNPADAPILTLALTSTEVPLSTLDEFGETTLAQRLSMVSGVAQVLVYGAQKYAVRLQLDPAQLATRNIALEDVANAVTQQNVNMPTGVLYGPKTALTVQATGQLDSASEFGNMIVAYRNGAPVHLAEIGKITDDVQNNKTASWFNGERAIVLAIQRQPGTNTVDVANHVKTALEKLKAEIPPSVEVSTLYDRSATIKASVDDVTFTLELTLFLVVAVIFVFLRNWSATIIPSLALPMSIIGTFSVMYLLHYSLDNLSLMALTLAVGFVVDDAIVMLENIVRHLEMGKPKMEAAVDGAAEVGFTILSMTFSLAAVFIPFLFMGGIIGKLFHEFAVTIGVAILVSGFVSLTLTPMLSSRFLKSDHGKTHGRLYQASERFFDGMLGFYERTLAWVMDRRPLTLVFSFVILVATGYLFWSTPKGLFPTDDTGQLLATTEAAEGVSFDALVEHQQQVADVVRKDPDVRSVTSSVGTTAAANQGQLTIDLKPIEERKRSAEQIAHDLTRATSAVPDIAVFIQNPPAISIGGLASKSLYQYTLQSGDINALNTSAREIERRMRQIPGLVDVTSDLLIENPQVTVDIDREQSGQLGVSASEIENTLYDAFGQRQVSTIYTSTNEYWVVMELLPQYQQDVGALGKLWVRSSRGPLVPLSTVAKFNYSVGPVTVNHSGQLPSVTVSFNLEPGTSIGTAVQKIQELSKVVLPNTVAANFSGMAQAFVTTQQGLLLLMLLAVFVIYVILGVLYESFIHPITILTGLPFAAFGALVTLILCGLDLDIYGFVGIIMLIGIVEKNAIMMIDFAIEARRDGTRSPAEAILEAASVRFRPIMMTTMAALMGAVPIAVGWGAGASTRRPLGVAVVGGLAFSQLVTLYVTPVFYTYLDQWQQRFSRRKVTAGPTPGVTPPREAQLPGSHRPEPAPM
- a CDS encoding efflux RND transporter permease subunit; its protein translation is MNFTGLFVRRPVMTTLLMIGVLVFGIVSYRKLPVSDLPTVDSPSISVGANLPGASPETMAATVATPLEKAFSAIAGIDEMTSNSGNGNTNINITFSLDRDVEAAAQDVNAAIGKTLPFLPSTILPPNYHKQNQSAAPIINIALTSNVLPMQQVDEYAETTIAQRLSMIEGVASVNVWGSAKYAVRVQLDPSQLASRNISVSQVATAIRQNSVMLPTGVLYGKDKTLTIQATGQLNNANEFRRLIIAYRNGAAVRLGDVANVLDDIQNNKSAAWYDQERSINLFINRQPGTNTVEVAKRVRDALDEIRPSLPPTLGLHVQFDRSVGIESAVKDVKESLLVALVLVVLVIFVFLRNPVATLIPSLTLPLAVIGTFSVMFMLDFSVDNLSLMALTLAVGFVVDDAIVMLENIVRHLEMGKQPMDAALEGSAEVGFTVLSMCLSLSAVFIPLMFMGGVIGRLFREFAVTISVAILVSGFVALTLTPMLCSRLLKAKHHHEEHGRFFTATERAFQALLNGYERSLGWVMRHRVVTLVFSAAILAATALLFTNIPKGLFPPDDTGSLNMTAEAAQGTTFVEMLRFRKLVSDRLDADTNVASYTTNAGGGMGASSNQVGVNITLKPAGQRPPADEMVHELTDRMRGIQGLQVFVTNPPSIRIGGRGSKTAYQYTLRGPDITQLYDQAGKLLTRLQDDPMLSGVTSDLQNRAPILRIHIDRQRALELGVTPQGIESALANAFNQQQVSTIFGETNQYYVVMETVPSAQLDANALDKFFVPGAGGKQIPLTEVAYFEQTTGPLSVAHSGQMASTTISFNLAPGVSLGAATSDVDKIAHQMLPATITGGFSGTAQAFQDSQKGMGLLLLITIFIIYIILGILYESFIHPVTILTGLPFAAFGALLALYLTHVELGVYGYVGIIMLIGIVEKNAIMMIDFALERQRSERISPAKAIVEAASVRFRPIMMTTVSAIAGTLPIAIGVGTSAASRRPLGIAVVGGLAFSQVVTLYVTPVFYSYFDELQTWLGRRAARAVAVTEPVPVAGD